The Solanum pennellii chromosome 11, SPENNV200 genome contains a region encoding:
- the LOC114074905 gene encoding probable serine/threonine-protein kinase clkA, whose translation MAPEPPAVNLRPLDHPHNGLLEKSNLPFVEYPFISLNNSGKSKSQGVMNSELSRREEERNNKNISSESIMCNQDYNLEANYSSQFKLHHNKYSRNTNDPIERNEGGDSGNFANNGREGYKKDNCGQVNKEKNIDEETLREESVEASLTSNLPHNKALVHEQDTFEVESSTNSSFSFNPKDADAQGHGHHQTFKKQAREANQAGNCTNYNSNLNYSNNVNNGHDHENSMGKSLVGIVYKSRGRASSQGKGKMVESDKKQWEQYENIEASNKEQNHQEYQQYNNRQDLYHREFPMISSNFERRSTNVQNANGNVPNLNTSSSNNNKNRKEKEGDKKNKNKNSNKAKEQEDRLSKGKDNREQQQQQGKDNNSRGKQNSKKRHGKLKKGKTQDKRNMQLQPLCGKLLEDHNAQEEDRGSKDQRVVEATNKKIKEYTANSSNIMNFKNQQAIDNAIANCNGKIWLFGMGMLTVWLKIRMSSKLPEISATMSFKNNSP comes from the exons ATGGCGCCTGAGCCGCCGGCGGTAAATCTCAGACCGTTGGACCATCCCCATAATGGTCTCTTGGAGAAAAGTAACTTACCCTTTGTTGAATACCCTTTTATTTCATTGAACAACTCCGGGAAGTCAAAATCTCAAGGCGTGATGAACAGTGAACTTTCTCGAAgggaagaagaaagaaacaacaaaaatatttccTCAGAATCAATCATGTGTAATCAAGACTACAATCTTGAAGCAAATTATTCTAGTCAGTTTAAGCTACACCATAATAAATATTCAAGAAATACTAATGATCCAATTGAAAGAAACGAAGGTGGGGATTCTGGGAATTTCGCGAATAATGGTCGCGAAG GTTACAAGAAGGATAATTGTGGACAGGTGAACAAGGAGAAGAACATTGATGAGGAAACCCTAAGAGAGGAATCTGTGGAAGCAAGCTTAACCTCTAATCTTCCACACAACAAGGCCTTAGTTCATGAACAAGATACTTTTGAAGTGGAGAGTTCAACAAACTCCTCATTTTCATTCAATCCTAAAGATGCAGATGCTCAAGGACATGGCCATCACCAAACCTTCAAGAAGCAAGCAAGGGAGGCAAATCAAGCAGGTAACTGTACTAACTACAACTCTAATCTCAATTATAGTAATAATGTCAATAATGGCCATGATCATGAAAATTCCATGGGAAAGTCACTGGTAGGAATAGTGTACAAGAGCAGAGGGAG AGCTAGTAGTCAAGGTAAGGGGAAAATGGTTGAGAGTGATAAGAAACAATGGGAGCAATACGAGAACATTGAGGCAAGTAACAAGGAACAGAATCACCAGGAATATCAGCAATACAACAATAGGCAAGATCTCTATCATAGAGaatttcctatgatttctagCAACTTTGAGAGAAGAAGTACTAATGTTCAAAATGCTAACGGAAACGTTCCTAACCTCAATACAAGCTCTTCCAACAATAATAAGAAT agaaaggaaaaagaaggtgacaagaaaaacaaaaacaagaatTCCAACAAAGCAAAAGAACAGGAAGATAGACTGAGCAAAGGCAAAGACAAtagagaacaacaacaacaacaaggtAAGGACAATAACAGCAGAGGCAAACAGAATAGCAAAAAGAGGCATGGCAAactcaaaaaaggaaaaacacaaGACAAGAGGAACATGCAACTTCAACCACTATGTGGAAAGCTACTG GAAGATCATAATGCACAAGAAGAGGACAGAGGAAGCAAAGATCAAAGGGTGGTAGAAGcaacaaacaagaaaataaaagaatacacTGCAA ATAGTAGTAATATAATGAACTTCAAGAATCAACAAGCCATTGACAATGCAATAGCCAACTGCAATGGTAAAATATGGCTTTTTGGAATGGGGATGTTGACTGTGTGGTTAAAGATCAGGATGAGTAGCAAATTACCTGAGATTTCAGCCACAATGAGCTTCAAAAATAATTCACCATGA